The Blastococcus sp. HT6-4 genome window below encodes:
- a CDS encoding PHB depolymerase family esterase, which yields MPTRRDVLAAGVALCLGGALAGCGDRSPDGQRAPGSAEPAAALSARPPAEPPPELLAAAPEPGTRPLGLDAGADPLLHVPAGLPAGEALPLVVTLHGAGGNAEGGLALLEPLAEEYGLVLLAPESGGSTWDAIGGAYGADVELIDEALAEVFRRLPVDPGRVAVAGFSDGASYALGLGLANGRLFSRIAALSPGFVPPAPRSGMPEVFVSHGEDDPVLPVDRTSRQIVPALREDGYEVTYREFPGAHAVPPEVAREAAEWLARR from the coding sequence GTGCCCACGCGTCGCGACGTCCTCGCGGCCGGGGTCGCGCTCTGCCTGGGTGGCGCGCTGGCCGGCTGCGGGGACCGGTCACCGGACGGGCAGCGGGCGCCGGGATCCGCGGAGCCGGCGGCCGCGCTCTCCGCCCGGCCGCCTGCCGAGCCCCCGCCGGAGCTGCTCGCGGCAGCGCCCGAGCCCGGTACCCGCCCGCTGGGCCTGGACGCCGGCGCCGACCCGCTCCTGCACGTCCCGGCAGGCCTCCCCGCCGGCGAGGCGCTGCCGCTCGTCGTCACGCTGCACGGCGCCGGGGGGAACGCCGAGGGGGGACTGGCGCTGCTGGAGCCCCTGGCCGAGGAGTACGGACTGGTGCTGCTGGCCCCGGAGTCCGGCGGGTCGACCTGGGATGCGATCGGTGGCGCCTACGGCGCGGACGTCGAGCTGATCGACGAGGCGCTGGCCGAGGTCTTCCGCCGCCTGCCGGTCGACCCCGGACGGGTCGCGGTGGCCGGTTTCTCCGACGGCGCCTCGTACGCGCTGGGCCTCGGGCTGGCCAACGGGCGGCTGTTCTCCCGCATCGCCGCGCTCTCCCCGGGCTTCGTGCCGCCGGCGCCACGGTCGGGGATGCCCGAGGTGTTCGTCTCCCACGGGGAGGACGACCCCGTGCTGCCCGTCGACCGGACCAGCCGGCAGATCGTCCCCGCGCTGCGCGAGGACGGCTACGAGGTGACCTACCGGGAGTTCCCGGGTGCGCACGCCGTCCCGCCGGAAGTGGCCCGCGAGGCCGCGGAGTGGCTCGCCCGGAGGTGA
- a CDS encoding NAD(P)H-dependent oxidoreductase: MPRLLVVHHTPSPALQAVLEAVKEGIGLVDDVEPVLRPALSAGAADVLAADGVLLGTPANIGYMSGALKHFFDTVYYPCLDATVGSPFGVYVHGTDDTAGALRSIERITGALRWKQVAAPLSLTGAPGAADLEACRELAATVAVSL, from the coding sequence GTGCCCCGTCTCCTCGTCGTCCACCACACCCCCTCACCCGCCCTGCAGGCGGTGCTGGAGGCGGTCAAGGAGGGGATCGGGCTCGTCGACGACGTCGAGCCGGTCCTGCGCCCGGCGCTCTCGGCCGGTGCGGCGGACGTGCTCGCGGCCGACGGCGTGCTGCTCGGCACCCCGGCGAACATCGGGTACATGTCGGGGGCGTTGAAGCACTTCTTCGACACCGTGTACTACCCGTGCCTCGACGCGACGGTCGGCTCGCCGTTCGGCGTCTACGTGCACGGCACCGACGACACGGCCGGCGCGCTGCGCAGCATCGAGCGGATCACCGGCGCCCTCCGGTGGAAGCAGGTCGCCGCCCCGCTGAGTCTCACCGGTGCACCCGGCGCCGCCGACCTCGAGGCCTGCCGCGAGCTGGCCGCGACCGTGGCCGTCAGCCTCTGA
- a CDS encoding YciI-like protein, with the protein MHLLLEYVLADDYLERRATLRADHLALARAAHERGELLLAGALPDPYDRALLVWTAPREVVERFVEQDPYVVEGLVTGWTIRPWNVVVG; encoded by the coding sequence ATGCATCTGCTGCTCGAGTACGTGCTGGCCGACGACTACCTGGAGCGCCGCGCCACCCTGCGGGCCGACCACCTGGCGCTGGCCCGTGCCGCGCACGAGCGCGGCGAGCTGCTGCTGGCCGGCGCGCTGCCCGACCCCTACGACCGCGCCCTGCTGGTGTGGACGGCGCCGCGCGAGGTGGTCGAGCGGTTCGTCGAGCAGGATCCCTACGTCGTCGAGGGGCTGGTGACCGGGTGGACGATCCGGCCGTGGAACGTGGTGGTGGGCTGA
- the mug gene encoding G/U mismatch-specific DNA glycosylase, with product MTGEPLPDKSVPDVIGPGLDVLFCGINPSLMSAETGHHFARPGNRFWPALHLAGLTPRRLQPAEDRQLLRHGLGITNVVDRPTRTAAELSSEELRAGAEALERLVDRYRPRVLAVLGITAWREGFGRPKAVMGRQDERIGGAETWVVPNPSGLNAHVQLPDLARIYRQLRAVGTGP from the coding sequence GTGACCGGCGAGCCGCTGCCCGACAAGTCCGTGCCCGACGTCATCGGCCCCGGGCTGGACGTCCTGTTCTGCGGGATCAACCCGTCGCTGATGTCGGCGGAGACCGGTCACCACTTCGCCCGGCCGGGCAACCGGTTCTGGCCGGCCCTCCACCTGGCCGGGCTCACGCCTCGACGGCTGCAGCCCGCCGAGGACCGTCAGCTGCTGCGCCACGGGCTCGGGATCACCAACGTCGTCGACCGGCCCACCCGCACCGCGGCCGAGCTGTCCTCCGAGGAGCTCCGCGCCGGGGCGGAGGCGCTGGAGCGGCTGGTGGACCGGTACCGGCCCCGGGTGCTCGCCGTCCTGGGCATCACCGCCTGGCGGGAGGGGTTCGGCCGGCCCAAGGCGGTCATGGGCCGGCAGGACGAGCGCATCGGGGGCGCGGAGACCTGGGTGGTGCCCAACCCGAGCGGCCTCAACGCCCACGTGCAGCTGCCCGACCTGGCCCGCATCTACCGGCAGCTGCGCGCCGTGGGCACCGGGCCCTGA
- a CDS encoding GrpB family protein: MPDSPEVQWFDRPRGEPVVLHPPSPRWGELAAEWAAAIGRVLSALQPRVEHIGSTAVPGLLAKPVVDLQVSVTDLDDETAYRVPLESLGLVLRAREPEHRFFRPPAEQPRSVHVHVCRRGSAWERTHLLFRDRLRARPEVATAYAELKQHLAREVGSDRAACTRARRSSFGGSSDPPTARRRARAVGRAHA; the protein is encoded by the coding sequence GTGCCGGACTCGCCAGAGGTGCAGTGGTTCGACCGCCCCCGGGGCGAGCCGGTCGTGCTCCACCCGCCGTCACCGCGGTGGGGTGAACTGGCCGCCGAATGGGCTGCCGCGATCGGTCGTGTGCTGTCGGCGCTGCAACCGCGGGTGGAGCACATCGGCTCCACGGCCGTCCCCGGGCTGCTCGCCAAGCCAGTGGTCGACCTGCAGGTGTCGGTCACCGACCTCGATGACGAGACGGCCTATCGCGTGCCGCTGGAATCGCTCGGGCTGGTGCTCCGGGCCCGAGAGCCGGAGCACCGCTTCTTCCGTCCCCCTGCCGAGCAGCCCCGGAGCGTGCACGTCCACGTGTGCCGGCGCGGTTCGGCCTGGGAGCGGACGCACCTCCTCTTCCGTGACCGGCTGCGCGCGCGGCCGGAGGTGGCCACGGCCTACGCCGAGCTGAAGCAGCACCTGGCCCGTGAGGTCGGCTCCGACCGTGCCGCCTGCACCAGGGCAAGACGGAGTTCATTCGGCGGGTCGTCGGATCCGCCGACGGCACGGCGTAGGGCCCGCGCCGTGGGACGGGCCCACGCTTGA
- a CDS encoding histidine phosphatase family protein, translating into MPLICLVRHGQASFGSDDYDVLSDLGREQATCVGEELRRRELRDPLIVSGTLRRQRDTAALLAEAAGWAVAPGTDARLDEYDHVELLKRYPADDSGAPVGDSGSRRVQRLLDGALRSWIAAGDADGWPSFSTGAVAAVDDLVARLPPGRDAVVATSAGVVAAVVAALLAAPAEAVVALNRAGVNVGITSVVAGASGMSLLAFNDHAHVTGERRHLLSYR; encoded by the coding sequence ATGCCGCTGATCTGCCTGGTCCGGCACGGTCAGGCCTCGTTCGGCTCGGACGACTACGACGTCCTCAGCGACCTCGGCCGCGAGCAGGCGACCTGCGTGGGGGAGGAGCTGCGCCGCCGTGAGCTGCGCGATCCGCTGATCGTCTCCGGCACGCTGCGCCGCCAGCGGGACACCGCGGCACTGCTCGCCGAGGCCGCCGGGTGGGCCGTCGCGCCGGGAACCGACGCCCGCCTCGACGAGTACGACCACGTGGAGCTGCTGAAGCGGTACCCGGCTGACGACTCCGGTGCGCCGGTGGGGGACTCCGGATCGCGGCGGGTGCAGCGGTTGCTCGACGGCGCGCTCCGCTCCTGGATCGCCGCCGGGGACGCCGACGGCTGGCCGTCCTTCTCCACCGGCGCGGTCGCGGCCGTGGACGACCTCGTCGCCCGCCTGCCGCCCGGACGGGACGCGGTCGTCGCCACGTCCGCGGGGGTCGTCGCGGCCGTGGTCGCCGCCCTGCTCGCGGCCCCGGCCGAGGCCGTGGTCGCGCTCAACCGGGCCGGGGTCAACGTCGGGATCACGTCCGTGGTGGCGGGTGCCTCCGGGATGTCGCTGCTGGCCTTCAACGACCACGCCCACGTCACCGGGGAGCGGCGGCACCTGCTCAGCTACCGCTGA
- a CDS encoding phosphotransferase family protein gives MSENTTGLRDVRPEDAFDVEAVHAWLTPRVPALEARPAPRVRQFSGGASNLTYLLDYGDLELVLRRPPHGHKAASAHDMGREVRVQQRLRPHLDVVAEIHGFCQDPSVIGSEFYVMERLNGIVLGRKLPEGVEVSPEQARVLGETTYDTLADLHSIDVGPAGLADLGKGPGYVRRQVEGWSRRFRDALTDDVPPAEELMAWLAAHQPADVRASLLHGDWKLDNLVLDLEGTPRITGVLDWEMATVGDPLMDLGASLAYWVTADDDEEFGLVSTQPSTLPGMPTREQIVERYLARTGLRTENWTFYEVFGLFRLAVIIQQIWARYRSGHTTNPRFAHFGVAAAVLLQRAERLAGCR, from the coding sequence ATGAGCGAGAACACGACCGGGCTCCGCGACGTCCGCCCCGAGGACGCCTTCGACGTCGAGGCGGTGCACGCGTGGCTGACGCCGCGGGTGCCGGCGCTCGAAGCGCGGCCGGCGCCCCGGGTGCGGCAGTTCTCCGGCGGCGCCAGCAACCTCACCTACCTGCTGGACTACGGCGACCTCGAGCTGGTGCTGCGCCGGCCACCGCACGGCCACAAGGCCGCATCGGCCCACGACATGGGCCGGGAGGTACGCGTCCAGCAGCGGCTGCGGCCGCACCTGGACGTCGTCGCCGAGATCCACGGCTTCTGCCAGGACCCGTCGGTGATCGGCAGCGAGTTCTACGTGATGGAGCGGCTGAACGGCATCGTGCTCGGCCGGAAGCTGCCCGAGGGTGTGGAGGTCAGCCCCGAGCAGGCCCGGGTCCTCGGCGAGACCACCTACGACACCCTCGCCGACCTCCACTCGATCGACGTCGGGCCGGCCGGGCTGGCCGACCTGGGCAAGGGGCCGGGCTACGTGCGCCGCCAGGTCGAAGGGTGGTCGCGTCGGTTCCGTGACGCCCTGACCGACGACGTGCCCCCCGCCGAGGAACTGATGGCCTGGCTCGCGGCCCACCAGCCCGCCGACGTGCGCGCCAGCCTGCTGCACGGCGACTGGAAGCTGGACAACCTGGTCCTCGACCTGGAGGGCACGCCCCGGATCACCGGCGTCCTGGACTGGGAGATGGCCACCGTCGGCGACCCGCTCATGGACCTCGGCGCCTCGCTGGCCTACTGGGTGACCGCCGACGACGACGAGGAGTTCGGGCTGGTGTCCACGCAGCCGAGCACCCTGCCCGGGATGCCCACCCGCGAGCAGATCGTCGAGCGCTACCTCGCCCGCACCGGCCTGCGCACGGAGAACTGGACGTTCTACGAGGTGTTCGGCCTGTTCCGGCTGGCGGTGATCATCCAGCAGATCTGGGCGCGCTACCGGTCCGGGCACACCACGAACCCGCGGTTCGCCCACTTCGGCGTCGCCGCCGCCGTCCTGCTGCAGCGCGCAGAACGGCTGGCCGGATGCCGCTGA
- a CDS encoding STAS domain-containing protein, producing MASDASSAGPVPDGGQVPFQVSVDPEHARLAISGEFDREHAHHVLAALTALAGTGHRRWAIDTAQVVFCDAAGLRALVTAHHLARRHGCELVVERPSPCLHRLVLLVGLDQVLDIRAAGSAAPPAAGGHRLQPSTGPLRAGHPVRTVPAGD from the coding sequence ATGGCGTCGGACGCGAGCTCGGCCGGCCCGGTTCCCGACGGTGGACAGGTGCCCTTCCAGGTCTCCGTCGATCCCGAGCACGCACGGCTCGCCATCAGCGGCGAGTTCGACCGGGAGCACGCCCACCACGTACTCGCCGCGCTGACTGCGCTGGCCGGTACCGGACACCGCCGGTGGGCGATCGACACCGCACAGGTCGTCTTCTGCGACGCGGCGGGGCTGCGGGCCCTGGTCACGGCGCACCACCTGGCCCGGCGGCACGGGTGCGAGCTGGTGGTGGAGCGGCCGAGCCCGTGCCTGCACAGGCTGGTGCTCCTGGTGGGCCTCGACCAGGTCCTCGACATCCGAGCCGCGGGGTCCGCCGCGCCGCCGGCGGCCGGCGGTCACCGCCTGCAGCCCTCGACCGGACCGCTCCGCGCCGGGCACCCGGTCCGCACCGTCCCCGCCGGGGACTGA
- a CDS encoding S8 family serine peptidase, whose product MPRTTGRQVVVFADADGGASVDWGRIGVRDVADSRDFAGGDVPPETLREAGATVFSALGIAVVAGGPDQVGALRTAASTRPVLSVSPELVHHVLPHGVGGYAQGYRDGVADLTGRLLSRDAGGSGGVGPGFADTPEATWGVQAVRADSSPWSGRGIRVAVLDTGFDLSHPDFAGRALTARSFVAGEGAQDAHGHGTHCVGTACGPRTPSGGPRYGVACEADIYAGKVLGDDGAGTDAGILAGINWAVTGRCAVISMSLGADVTQVHPPYSAAGRRALQQGSLIIAAAGNNADRRAADPGFVGAPANSGEIMAVGALDQALEMAYFSARSVPSRGGQIDIAAPGWEIRSSWPGAAGHHTISGTSMATPHVAGVAALWAEATGRRGLELWATLCLESERLLQPSVDAGTGLAVAPQDAGSPDGRARVASGP is encoded by the coding sequence GTGCCCCGGACCACGGGGCGTCAGGTCGTCGTCTTCGCCGACGCGGACGGCGGCGCCTCCGTGGACTGGGGCCGCATCGGGGTGCGCGACGTGGCCGACTCCCGGGACTTCGCCGGCGGTGACGTGCCCCCGGAGACGCTCCGTGAGGCGGGCGCCACCGTCTTCTCCGCCCTCGGCATCGCCGTCGTCGCGGGCGGGCCCGACCAGGTCGGCGCGCTGCGGACGGCGGCGTCGACCCGGCCGGTGCTCTCGGTGTCCCCGGAGCTGGTGCACCACGTCCTCCCGCACGGCGTCGGCGGGTATGCGCAGGGCTACCGGGACGGCGTGGCCGACCTGACCGGCCGGTTGCTCTCCCGGGACGCCGGCGGCAGCGGTGGGGTGGGGCCGGGGTTCGCGGACACCCCGGAGGCGACCTGGGGGGTGCAGGCCGTCCGGGCCGACTCCTCACCCTGGTCCGGCCGCGGGATCCGCGTCGCGGTGCTGGACACCGGCTTCGACCTGTCCCACCCCGACTTCGCCGGCCGGGCGCTGACCGCGCGCTCGTTCGTCGCCGGCGAGGGTGCGCAGGACGCGCACGGACACGGCACCCACTGCGTCGGCACCGCCTGCGGTCCGCGGACGCCCTCGGGCGGTCCGCGCTACGGCGTCGCCTGCGAGGCCGACATCTACGCCGGCAAGGTGCTCGGGGACGACGGCGCCGGCACCGACGCCGGCATCCTCGCCGGTATCAACTGGGCCGTGACCGGCCGGTGTGCGGTGATCTCCATGTCCCTGGGCGCCGACGTGACGCAGGTCCACCCGCCGTACTCGGCCGCCGGGCGCCGGGCGCTGCAGCAGGGGTCGCTGATCATCGCCGCAGCCGGCAACAACGCCGACCGGCGGGCCGCCGACCCCGGCTTCGTCGGTGCGCCGGCGAACAGCGGGGAGATCATGGCCGTCGGCGCGCTCGACCAGGCGCTGGAGATGGCGTACTTCTCGGCCCGCAGCGTGCCGTCGCGGGGTGGGCAGATCGACATCGCCGCCCCCGGATGGGAGATCCGGTCGTCGTGGCCCGGGGCGGCCGGCCACCACACGATCAGCGGGACCAGCATGGCCACGCCCCACGTGGCCGGCGTGGCCGCGCTGTGGGCCGAGGCCACCGGCCGCCGGGGCCTCGAGCTGTGGGCCACGCTCTGCCTGGAGAGCGAGCGGCTGCTCCAGCCGTCGGTCGACGCGGGCACCGGTCTGGCGGTCGCCCCGCAGGACGCCGGTTCCCCGGACGGCCGTGCCCGCGTAGCGTCGGGGCCGTGA
- a CDS encoding VOC family protein: MIFVNLPVTDRDRADAFYGALGLRRNDRFSDERCVSYAIEENIHVMLLTRDRFADFVAGEVGDPAQATSVLTCLSSGSREEVDQVVDRAVAAGGKPWLPAQDHGVMYGRSFTDPDGNVWEVMWMDPAVAQG; this comes from the coding sequence ATGATCTTCGTGAACCTGCCCGTGACCGACCGCGACCGCGCCGACGCCTTCTACGGGGCGCTCGGGCTCCGCCGCAACGACCGGTTCTCCGACGAGCGCTGCGTCTCCTACGCCATCGAGGAGAACATCCACGTGATGCTGCTGACCCGCGACCGGTTCGCCGACTTCGTCGCCGGAGAGGTCGGTGACCCCGCGCAGGCGACCTCGGTCCTCACCTGCCTGTCGTCGGGCAGTCGCGAGGAGGTCGACCAGGTGGTGGACCGCGCCGTCGCGGCCGGCGGCAAGCCGTGGCTGCCAGCCCAGGACCACGGCGTCATGTACGGCCGCAGCTTCACCGACCCGGACGGCAACGTCTGGGAGGTGATGTGGATGGACCCGGCGGTCGCCCAGGGATGA
- a CDS encoding helix-turn-helix domain-containing protein, whose translation MSDASFDRSRCSVAGTLAVVGEKWSLLVLREAFLGVRRFADVQRALGIPKAVLTDRLATLVQEGILRREPYQAEGERQRHEYRLTDKGRDLYPTLVSLMEWGDRYLGDGPPPLALEHRECGAPVRVALVCDAGHELPGPREVQARPDAAGGSGLPD comes from the coding sequence GTGAGCGACGCCTCGTTCGACCGGTCCCGTTGCTCGGTCGCCGGAACCCTGGCGGTGGTGGGGGAGAAGTGGAGCCTGCTCGTCCTCCGCGAGGCCTTCCTGGGGGTGCGCCGGTTCGCCGACGTGCAGCGGGCGCTCGGCATCCCCAAGGCGGTGCTCACCGACCGCCTGGCCACGCTGGTGCAGGAGGGCATCCTCCGGCGTGAGCCGTACCAGGCCGAGGGTGAACGGCAGCGGCACGAGTACCGGCTCACCGACAAGGGCCGCGACCTCTACCCGACCCTCGTCTCCCTGATGGAGTGGGGGGACCGCTACCTCGGTGACGGGCCGCCTCCGCTCGCACTGGAGCACCGGGAGTGCGGCGCGCCGGTCCGTGTGGCGCTCGTCTGCGACGCCGGCCACGAGCTGCCCGGCCCCCGCGAGGTGCAGGCCCGTCCCGACGCCGCAGGGGGATCCGGCCTCCCCGATTGA
- a CDS encoding metallophosphoesterase — protein sequence MKRWILRIAAVVGGLVLLLVAYGVLIEPRLILEEERAEVPLPRLAATADGTEVGMITDPQIGMWWANEGMVARAVETLVEEEPDIALLGGDYVYSTDPDIAEQVENVLDLLQPLIDSGIPTYAVLGNHDYKVGAAQELTSAFEAAGITVLRNEAAPVPGTGEGADALHVVGIGPVRPGEADVDAALADVPDAAPRVVLSHNPTAFPEFPAGTAPLVLAGHTHCGQVALPGRPRWSYLALTEEEKIVPEGWAPDGYGAEGNRMFVSCGIGFSIVPLRINAPPELVLFELVAGG from the coding sequence ATGAAGCGCTGGATCCTGCGCATCGCCGCCGTTGTCGGCGGACTGGTGCTCCTCCTGGTCGCGTACGGCGTGCTGATCGAACCGCGGCTGATCCTGGAGGAGGAGCGGGCGGAGGTGCCGCTCCCCCGGCTCGCCGCCACCGCCGACGGCACGGAGGTCGGGATGATCACCGACCCGCAGATCGGCATGTGGTGGGCGAACGAGGGCATGGTGGCCCGCGCGGTCGAGACGCTGGTCGAGGAGGAGCCGGACATCGCCCTCCTCGGCGGTGACTACGTCTACAGCACGGATCCGGACATCGCCGAACAGGTGGAGAACGTGCTCGACCTGCTCCAGCCGCTGATCGACTCCGGCATCCCCACGTACGCCGTCCTGGGCAACCACGACTACAAGGTGGGTGCGGCCCAGGAGCTGACCAGCGCCTTCGAGGCCGCCGGCATCACCGTGCTCCGCAACGAGGCCGCTCCGGTGCCCGGGACCGGCGAGGGGGCCGACGCCCTCCACGTGGTGGGGATCGGACCGGTCCGGCCGGGCGAGGCCGACGTCGACGCCGCACTGGCCGACGTGCCCGACGCCGCGCCGCGGGTCGTCCTCTCGCACAACCCCACGGCGTTCCCCGAGTTCCCCGCCGGCACCGCGCCGCTGGTGCTCGCCGGGCACACCCACTGCGGCCAGGTGGCACTGCCGGGCCGCCCGCGCTGGTCGTACCTGGCGCTCACCGAGGAGGAGAAGATCGTTCCCGAGGGCTGGGCGCCCGACGGCTACGGCGCCGAGGGCAACCGCATGTTCGTCTCGTGCGGCATCGGGTTCAGCATCGTGCCGTTGCGGATCAACGCCCCGCCGGAGCTGGTGCTGTTCGAGCTGGTGGCCGGGGGCTGA
- a CDS encoding potassium channel family protein: MTGVVWIVLGVLAVGLVVWDVTATTLTLGEGTGPLTRRLLSAAWQLLLRVHRRRGARQPRLLSAAGPLLMAITVALWVAVFWAGWSLIFLGSGAVEEARTGRPGTVADVVYFAGYSVSTLGVGDFVATEPAWRVMSAFASFSGLALVTLAITYLFSVMSAVVSRRAVATELHGLGDSAQDIVADGWDGDRFSPLFTQQLLQLPARLSSVAEEHLAYPVLHYFRSERSSASAPVAIARLDDAMLLLESAVDPRVRPPAQAVRPVRRVIERYVATANSGRRRGSADAPPPEPATDRLAAVGIPLTDPAELRGAAEQCARRRARLRQLVEDAGWEWGA; the protein is encoded by the coding sequence GTGACCGGGGTGGTGTGGATCGTCCTCGGCGTCCTCGCCGTCGGGCTGGTGGTCTGGGACGTCACCGCCACCACGCTGACCCTCGGCGAGGGGACGGGGCCGCTGACCCGCCGGTTGCTCTCGGCCGCCTGGCAGCTGCTCCTCCGGGTCCACCGCCGGCGCGGCGCCCGGCAGCCCCGGCTGCTCAGCGCCGCCGGCCCGCTCCTCATGGCGATCACGGTCGCCCTCTGGGTGGCCGTGTTCTGGGCCGGGTGGTCGCTCATCTTCCTGGGCAGTGGCGCCGTGGAGGAAGCGCGCACCGGCCGGCCTGGAACGGTGGCCGACGTCGTCTACTTCGCGGGCTACTCGGTGTCGACGCTCGGCGTCGGGGACTTCGTCGCCACGGAGCCCGCCTGGCGCGTGATGTCGGCGTTCGCCAGCTTCAGCGGCCTGGCGCTGGTCACGCTGGCCATCACGTACCTGTTCTCGGTGATGTCCGCGGTCGTCTCCCGCCGGGCCGTCGCCACGGAGCTGCACGGCCTGGGGGACAGCGCCCAGGACATCGTGGCCGACGGCTGGGACGGCGACCGGTTCAGCCCGCTGTTCACCCAGCAGCTGCTGCAGCTGCCGGCGCGCCTGTCCTCCGTCGCCGAGGAGCACCTGGCCTATCCGGTGCTGCACTACTTCCGCAGCGAGCGGTCCTCGGCGTCGGCGCCCGTGGCGATCGCCCGGCTCGACGACGCGATGCTCCTCCTCGAGTCGGCGGTGGACCCGCGGGTGCGACCACCTGCCCAGGCGGTCCGGCCGGTTCGCCGGGTGATCGAGCGCTACGTGGCCACGGCCAACTCGGGCCGCCGTCGCGGCTCGGCCGACGCCCCGCCGCCGGAGCCCGCGACCGACCGGCTCGCCGCCGTCGGCATCCCGCTGACGGATCCGGCGGAGCTGCGAGGTGCGGCCGAGCAGTGCGCCCGGCGCCGCGCCCGCCTGCGGCAGCTGGTGGAGGACGCGGGCTGGGAGTGGGGCGCGTGA
- a CDS encoding response regulator transcription factor has product MSRSVLIIEDDPRIRRMLQMTLQREGLEVTEAPSGEEGLERLAERTFDVILLDLMLPGKDGFEVCREIRRSSNTPVIMVTARSDSHDVVAGLEAGADDYVSKPFVVKELSARIRALARRTRAPEPRVRYAVGDLEVSPVEGTVTRDGELIGLTRTEFRLLCELAAEPGRVLSREELLERVWGYDYFGDSRLVDVHVRRLRKKIEPDPADPALVLTVRGMGYRVPG; this is encoded by the coding sequence ATGTCCCGGTCGGTGCTGATCATCGAGGACGATCCGCGGATCCGGCGGATGCTCCAGATGACGCTGCAGCGCGAGGGGCTCGAGGTCACCGAGGCGCCGAGCGGTGAGGAGGGCCTCGAACGGCTGGCCGAGCGGACGTTCGACGTCATCCTCCTCGACCTCATGCTCCCGGGGAAGGACGGCTTCGAGGTGTGCCGGGAGATCCGGCGGTCCTCGAACACGCCGGTCATCATGGTCACCGCCCGGTCGGACAGCCACGACGTCGTCGCCGGCCTCGAGGCGGGCGCCGACGACTACGTGTCCAAACCGTTCGTCGTGAAGGAGCTGTCCGCGCGCATCCGGGCGCTGGCGCGGCGCACCCGGGCGCCGGAGCCGCGGGTCCGCTACGCCGTGGGCGACCTGGAGGTCTCACCGGTCGAGGGCACCGTCACCCGGGACGGCGAGCTGATCGGCCTGACCCGCACGGAGTTCCGGCTGCTCTGCGAGCTGGCCGCCGAGCCCGGCCGGGTGCTCAGCCGCGAAGAACTGCTGGAGCGGGTCTGGGGCTACGACTACTTCGGCGATTCCCGGCTGGTCGACGTCCACGTGCGCCGGCTGCGGAAGAAGATCGAACCCGACCCGGCCGATCCCGCGCTGGTCCTGACCGTCCGGGGCATGGGCTACCGGGTCCCGGGGTGA